ACCGCGGAGACGCCATGATCGAGCAGGTCGCCAGGACGGTCGGCGCGTGGCCCGAGGGGCAGCCGCGCGAAGTGTACGAGGACATGAACGAGGTCACGCTCGCGGCCTTCCTCGTCGCCCTGTTCGGAGCGGACCTGCCCGAGCACCTGGCGGGCGAGTTCACCACGCTGATGCCGGACATCATGAAGGGAACGATTCGGCAGACCATCCTGCCGCCCTGGGTGACCCGGCTGCCGCTCCCCGCCAACCGGGCGCACGCACAGCGCGTCGCCCGCCTGCGCGCCCTCATCGACCAGGCCATCGACCACCGGGCGAGCCGCGCGTCCGGCCCTTCCCCCGACGCCGGGGCCACCGCAGCGTCCGACGCGGGATGCCCCCACGCCGCGGCCGCCCGGGAGGAGCGGACCGGCCTCTTCGACACCCTGCTGAGCGCCGAGAACCCGCTGACGCGCCAGCAGCTCCAGGACGAGGCCATCACCCTGCTGACCGGAGCGATCGAAACCACCGGCACCACCCTGGCCTGGACCCTGTGCGAGATCACCCGGCATCCGCACGTCGAACAGCGGCTGCGCGAGGAACTGGCCGCGGTGTGCGCGGACCGTCCCCTGACCTACGGCGACCTGGAGCAAATGCCTTACGCCCGCCGGGTGTTGCAGGAGGCCATCCGCAAGTACGGCCCGGCCTGGCTGGTGACCCGGACCGCCACCCGCGACCTCGACCTCGGCGGGCATCTCGTTCCCGAGGGCGCCGACGTGGTGTGGAGCCCCTATCTGCACCAGCACGACCCCGGCGTGTTCAGCGACCCCGACACCTTCGACCCGGACCGCTGGACGGCCGAGAACGTCGCGGCCACCCGCGGTTCGTTCCTCGCCTTCGGTGACGGCCGCCGCAAGTGCATCGGCGAGAACTTCGCCTGGGCCGAACTCCAGATCATCCTCGCGACCGTCCTGCGCACCTGGCCGTCCTTCCGGCTCACCTCCCGGGCGCCGCGCGCCCAGGCCGTGGTCACGGTCAAGCCGGACCGCATGACCATGGAGTTCCACCGGGAGCCGGCTGCGCCGACCAGCGACCCGAGCCGCGTCACGTCGGAACCCGGCTCCGGCACGAAGCCCTCACCGTCCATCGGCTGACACCGCGGCCGACCGACGCAACCCCGGGCCGCGGGCAACCATCCCTGAGGATCTGCGTCTCCGGGGGTGGCCATGGAGGGCGGACCGTCAGATGGCGCTCCTGCTGCGGGAGTCGGTGCGGCCGGAGCCGGAGCGGCGTGCCGCGGCACCGAAGGGGCTGGGGAGGACCGGCAGGGGCGAACACACCGGCGTCCTCGTCGATGCGGCCGACGCCCCCGCCCCCCGGGTGCGCGCGGCCGCCGCCCTGGCCCGGGCCGGCTCGGCATTGCGGAGGCGGGCCGGGACGTGCTGCCCCTGCTGACGGACGACGCGGATCCGGCCGTGCGGCGCAGGGCCTCGGTCGCCGCCGTCCGGCTGGGACGCGACGCGCCCGCGGCCACCGGGCGTTCGCCCGGCTGCTGTCCGACCCCGACCGCCGTGGGGGGCCACCGGCTCACCGCCCCCGGACGACGGGAGGCCCCGTGCCCGGCTGACCGCTCTCACCGAGGACCGCTCGTCCCGGCTGCGTCACGCCGCCACCCGCCTGCTCGGCACACCGGACTCCGGCCCGCCGTAAGCGGATCCGGCCGCAGACACCCGCACCGGCGATTTTCGCCCACGTGCGGCCGTGCGCCGTGTGTCCGGCGCCCGGCCGGTCCACACTGGGACCCATGCGCGTGGTGATCATGACGGCGGGTTCGCGCGGCGACGTCGCGCCGTACACCGGGCTGGGCGCCGGGCTGGCGCGCAGCGGGCACGAGGTCACGCTGGCGACCCACGCCCTGTTCGAACCCCTGACCGCCGGCTCGGGGGTGCGCTTCCACCCGACCCCGGTCGACCCGCACGCCGTCTCCCACTCCGACCGGGGCCGCGACCTGCACGCCAGCACCACCGGCTCGCGCTCTGGCCGGGGAGGACGGCGTGGCCCCGGTCCTGGCCGCGCTGGACCGACTCACTTCGTGACCGCTCCACCCTCCCGCGACTGCTCTCCCGGACGGGAACGCCCGTGCAGCCGGATCGCGACGGGGGCCGCGGTGAACACCGAGGAGTACGTCCCGACGGCGAGGCCGATCAGCAGGGCCAGGGCGAAGTCCGTGAGCGAGGAACCGCCCAGCACGGCGAGGGCGGTGAGCATGAACGCCGCGCCCATGCCGGTGTTCACCGTGCGGGGCAGGGTCTGCAGGATCGCCTGATTGACGGTGCCGGCGAACGGCGACCCGGGGCTCCGCCGGGTCAGTTCCCGGACCCGGTCGAAGAGGACGACGGAGTCGTTGACGGAGTAGCCGATGACGGTGAGCAGGGCGGCGAGGAACACCCCGTCGACCGGCTTGCCGAGCCAGGCGAACACTCCGAGCAGGACGACCACGTCGTGGAGGAGGGCGACGACCGCCGCCGAGCCCAGCATCCAGCGGAAGCGTGCCGCGAGGTAGACGAACTGCGCGCCGAGGGCCACCGCCAGCGCGATCAGGGCACCTTGGCGCAGCTCCTTGCCGAGGCTGGGGCCGATCAGCTCGTCGCGGACCTTGTCCGCCCGGCCGTCGAGGTCGCGCACCGCACCGGTGACCTCGGCCTCCTCCGCGTCGGTCAGCGGATCCGTACGCACCGTCAGACCCGTCTCACCGGAGGACTGCACGACCGCCCGGGGGAACCCGGCGTCGGCGAGCGCGGTGCGGACCGGGCCGGGGTCGACGGGGGCGCTGGTGGTGTACTCGATGAGACGGCCCCCGGTGAACTCCACACCGAGGTCGACGCCGCGCACCACGATGCCCGAGCCGGCCAGCGCGAGCACCGCCGCGGAGGTGACCAGCCAGCGGCGCGGGCGGCGCATCAGGAGCGGGTCGCGCCGGGTGAGGCGCTCGCGGACCGCGCCGATGGTGGCGATGCCGGTGAGACGGGGGCGGCGGCGCACGCCCGGGCGGCTCGCGGCGAACTCGGCGAGCACCCGGCTGATGACCAGGGCGCTGAACATGGAGGCGAGCACTCCGATGCCGAGGGTGACGCCGAAACCGCGCACGGGCCCGGACGCGAGGAAGAACAGCAGGGCGGCCGCGATCAGCGTGGTGATGTTGGAGTCGGCGATCGCGCTGAAGGCGTTGCGGAAGCCGGCCGCGAGCGACGAGCGGATGCTGGGCCGGCGGCGGACGGCGTACTCCTCGCGCGCCCGCTCGAAGACCAGCACGTTGGCGTCGACCGCCATGCCGATGGCCAGTACGAAACCGGCCAGGCCCGGCAGCGTCAGGGTGGCGCCGAGGGCGGCCAGGGCGGCGTAGGAGAGCAGGCCGTAGCAGGCCAGGGCCACGGCGGCCAGGCCGCCCATCAGCCGGTAGACGACGATGATGAACAGCGAGGTCAGCGCGGTGCCGATGGCCGCCGCCCAGGCACTGGCGGTGATGGCCTGCGCGCCGAGGGTGGGGCCGACGGTGCGCTGCTCGACGGTCTCGACGGGCACGGGCAGGGCACCGCCGTTGATGAGCAGCGAGAGTTCGCGGGCTTCCTCGGGGCTGAAGGAGCCCGTGATCCGGGTGGCGCCGTCGCGGATGCCGGTCCCGCAGGTGAGGGACGGGTCGACCTGCGGGGAGGAGATGACCTTGTCGTCGAGGACGATGGCGACCCGCCGTGCCGGATCGCCCGGCGCCTCGCAGGCGGCCTCACCGGTCAGATCGGCCCAGCCGGCGCGGCCGGTGTCCTCGAAACCGACGGTGACGTGCCATCCGGCGCCGCCCTGCTGGTCGAACCGGGCGGCGGCCTCCTTGACGTCTTCGCCGGTCAGGGAGGCGGGTCCGAGGCGCAGCGGCGTGCCCGACTCGTCGGGCACAACGCGTTCCCGGGGCTGTTTCGGCAGGGGCCGGGAGGTGTCGTCGGGTCCGTCCGCGGCACCGAGCACGGGGTGGAAGGTGAGCTGCGCGGTGCGGCCCAGGACGGCGGCGGCCTTCTTCGGGTCCTGCACACCGGGCAGTTCGACGATGATCCGGTGGTCGCCGGAGCGCACCAGGGTGGGTTCGGCGACGCCGAGCGCGTCGATGCGGCCGCGCAGGACCTCCAGGGTGCGGTCGGTGGCCGCGCCGTCGGCGTCGGTGGTGGGGGTGGAACGGGTTTCGAGCACGATCTGTGTTCCGCCGCGCAGGTCCAGTCCGAGCCGGACCGGCACGGTGGCGGCGACGTACAGGGACAGGGCGAGCACGGCGAGGGCGAGCAGCGCCCGCACGCGCAGGGAAAGGTTCAAGGGGTGCCTCCGGCAGGCGCGCCACGGCGGCGGCCGTCGTGGGCCGCCGCGGGGCGGGGTGAGTGAAGGGAAGGGGCGTCAGGTGCCGGAGAACCCCGGGGGCGCCCGCCCCCGGTCCCGCGCCGAGTTCTGCTGCGAGGAGGGCACGTGCTCGGCCGGAGCCCCGCACGGGTTCGGAAGCCGGTACGGGGTGGTGTCCGCGCTCTCGCCGCAGGTGCCGAGGAGTCCGCGTGCGGCCGGGTGCTCGCCCTGCGGCTGCTCGTGGCGGGTGGCCGCCCGGACGGCGCAGGCGGCGTCGCAGCCGGTGTCGGCGCGCGTCCCGTCGTACCGGTGGAGGTCCGCGGCCACGGGTACGCCGGTCACTCCCGTGCCCCATGTCCCGGGCGGCGGAGCGGCGATGCCGAGTGTGGTCAGCACCGCCAGGACGACGACGGCCAGCACCGCGCCGACGGGGGAGTGGGGCCGGGTGGTGCCGCCGGCGGACGCCGCGTGCACGGTGTGACGCACCCTGCCCCCTCTCTCGTCGTGGTGTGCGGACCGGGCCCGCCTCCGGGTCAGGGCTCGATCAGACCGGCGCGGATGGCGTAGCGGGTCAGGTCAAGGCGGTCGCGCAGGCCGAGCTTCTGCAGCAGGTTGGCGCGGTGCCGCTGGACGGTCTTGATGCTGATGAACAGCAGGTCCGCGATCTCCTTGGACGAGTGGCCCTCGGCGACCAGCTTGAGAACCTCCTCCTCGCGGGGGGTGACGATCTGATCGGGCGTCTCGTCCCCGTGGCGGGCCCGGTCGAGGTAGTTGCGGATCAGGGCGGTGACCGCGCCGGGGTAGAGGAAGGGCTCGTCGCGCATCGCGGCCCGGCAGGCGGCGACCAGGTCCCGGTCGGCCACGGACTTCAGCACGTACCCGCTCGCGCCGGCCTTCAGGGCCTGGAAGAGGTACTGCTCGTTGTCGTGCATGGTGAGCATCAGGATCCTCAGCCCCGGCTTGAGAGCGGCCAGTTCGCGGGCTGCCTGGAGTCCGGTCAGGCGCGGCATGGCGATGTCGAGCACGGCCAGGTCGACCTCGCTGGTGCGGGCCAGCTCGATGGCCTCGGCCCCGTCACCGGCCTCGGCGACCACTTCGAGGTCCGGTTGCTGGTCGAGGATGAGCCGCACGCCGCGTCGGACCAGTGCGTGGTCGTCGGCGAGCAGGATGCGGATCGTGCTCGACGGCGTCGGGGCGGGCGTGGTCGTGTCGGACATGGTCAGGGCTGCTTCCTTGCGACGGGCGCGGTGAGCTGGACGCGGGTGCCGGCGTGGGGTGCCGGGGTGATCTCCAGGCTGCCTTCGACGAGCAGGGCCCGCTCGCGCATGCCGCGGATGCCGGCGCCTTCGCGGGGTGCCCCGATCCCGCTGCCGTCGTCGGTCACCGTCAGCACCACGCTGTCACCGTCGCGGCGCAGGGCGACGGTGACCCGCCCGGCGTCCGCGTGGCGGGCGACGTTGGTCAGCGACTCCTGGGCGACGCGGTAGAGGACCAGCTCCGTCTCCGGCGCCAGAGCGGGCAGGTCGGCGTCGAAGCGGCGCGTGACCAACAGCCTGGTGTGCGTGGCGAAGTCCTCGGCGAGCGAGGTCAGAGCGCTCACCAGGCCCAGATCGTCCAGCACACCGGGCCGCAGCCGGCGCACCAGACGACGGACCTCGTCCAGGCTCTCCCGGGTGATCTCCTGCAACTCCTGCAGCTCCTCGCGCAGCGGCTCCGGCGCGTCGTCCGCGGAGCGCTTGAGCCCCAGCAGGATCGCGGTCATGCTCTGCCCGACCTCGTCGTGCAGTTCCTGGGCGATGCGCCGGCGTTCCGCCTCCTGGGCCAGCAGGGCCCGGGCGCTGCTGGCGACCCGTTCCTGCTCCAGCCGCTCCAGCATGGCGTTGAACGTGCGGATCACCTCGGCGACACCACCCCCACCGGAAGCGGGCAGACGCTGGCCGGGACGCAGCAGGTCCACGGTGGTCATCAGCTTCGTGAGCCGGTCCAGCGGGGCCAGACCGAGGCGCAGCAGCGCGGCGTTCGCGACGAGCATGACGGCCAGACCGCCGACCAGGATGACCGCCTCGGTCAGCAGCACCGGCACGGAGACGGTCACCGGAGCCCACAGCAGCAGGGCCGTGGCCATGCCCAGCACCACGGCGTTGAGGGCGAAGATCCGCCAGAACAAGGACACCGTCCCTGTGCCTCCCCTTCTACAAGCTCGGTCTCACCTCCACTGTCGGCCATCGCGGAGCCCGCCGCGTTCGCGGCCCGGGCACGTGAGCAAGCCTGCGGTCACCCTGTCCCCCCACCGCGCCTCCCGTCCATGGGACCTGGCCCCCATTTCGGCGGGCACGCCGCACCCATGGCGCGGCCGCATGGGTCCCCCGACCCGGTGGAAATGGGGCCCGCGCCCGATGGGTATCCGCCGCGCACCCGGCCAGGGTGGAGAACACACGACCACCCGACAGCGGACGGGCGGCCCGGCAACGCCGCCGGGCCGCCCGCCGCGCATGACCGACCCGCGCCACCGCGCACCCGCCGGCAACGCGGACCCTTTGTACGTCGCCGGGAACGCGGACCCGTTGTACGCCGCCGAGAAAGGGACCGACCATGTCGCTCGATGTCACCCGGGCCGAATCTCACTCCGACGAGGCCCGCCGGCGCCTGGAACACGCCCGCACCTCCCGGCTGGCCCAGCTGCGTGCCCTCGACGAGACCGAGCGCAGCACGGACGACCACCTGCTGTCCGCGCAGAAGGCGGCGATGGAACGCGTTCTCAAAGAGATCGAGGAAGCCTTCGCCCGCATCGACGACGGCAGCTACGGAATCTGCGTGGGCTGCGCCAAGCCCGTTCCCGCGGAGCGCCTCGAGATCCTGCCGTACACCCGCCACTGCGTCGCCTGCCAGCGCCGCACGGCCTGACCCTCCCTTACCGCCCTCCTACGCCCTGCCGCAAAGGGGTGACGTGGTGAACCACCGGATCATCGACGAGAGCACGACGCACCTGTCGGCCGAGGACCTCGCGGCGCTGCGCGAGAACCTCCACGAGCAGCGGCTGTTCCGCCAGGAGCAACTGCGCCTGCTCGCCGGACCGGTCACCTCCCGGGCCGAGGACCGGATCCGGCAGCGGGCCGCCGCGCAGATCGAGGTCCGCGTCAAACTCGCCGCCTCCGCCCGCATGGTCCTCACCGACGTCGAAGCAGCCCTCACCCGCATGAACGAGGGCTCCTACGGCACCTGCCACCTGTGCCGGCACCCGGTCGAGAGGGAACGGCTCATGATCGTGCCGCAGGCCCGCTACTGCGCCCGCTGCCAGCAGGTCAAGGAGGCACAGCCATGACCGACGCCCACGGCCTGTCCGGTCACGCCTCCCGTCACCGGCCCTGGCCCCTGTGCCGGCGCTGCTGCGGCATCGCCCTGGACATGGGCAGCGCCCGCACCCGCGTCTGGCTCGCCGGCAAGGGCACGGTCGTCGACGTGCCCACCGTCACCTTCCCCGGCACCGGCGCGATCCACCCGGTCCAGCGCGGGACCATCGTCGACACTCCGGGGTGTGCCCGGATGCTGGAGCGTCTGCTCGGCCACCGGTTGCCCCGCTTCACCCGCCCCATGGTCATCGTCACCACTCCGGTCCTGGACGGCGTCGCCTACCGCACCCGGGCCCGCGCCGCCGTCGAGGTGCTTCGGCCGCGCAGCGTCCTCACCGTGCCCAGTGCCCGGAGCATCGCCCTGGCCGCCGACGCGGACCTGTCCCGGCCGCTGCTGGTGGTGGACATCGGCGCCCGCCTCACCGAAGTGGTCCTGCTGTGCGACGGCGCCGTCACCGACGCGCACCGCACGGCCGTGGGCACCAGCGACCTCGACGAGACGACCACACCCGAGCAACTCGTCGAGGCGGTGGTCGCGATGCTGACGGCGATCCGCCGCCAGGACCGCACCTCGCTCACCGCCGGAGCCCTGCGGCGCGGCCTCCTCCTGGCCGGCGGGGGAGCCCTGCGCCCGGACATCACCCACCCCCTCACGGCCCGCCTCAAGGCGCCGCTGCGCATCGTCCCGGCCCCGCACACCGCGGCCGTACGCGGCGCCGCCAAGGTCCTTCAGGCCGCACACGGCCACCCCTCGGCCTCCGCGGCACTCCCGCCCGTCAACCACCCCCACTAGTCCGGTCGCGAACGCGCCGACTGCCGCGCGGCCACGCCCTGTTCGCGACGCTCTCCGGGCTGCCGCGCCTTGCCCCCGTGCCCGGTGGGCGCCGAGAGGCGCGCGGCGGACCAGGACCCGCGCCCGCCGCGGCTCGTGCCCACCGTCGTCGGCCAGGGCCGTCCCGCCGCCGACCTCGGACGCACGACAGCGTCAACGCCGGTGAGCCCACGCGTCACTGGCTCCGGTCCCCGCCTGGCTTCGCTCCCCGCCTGGCTCTCCGGCGGCCGGGTTGTCCGGGCGGCCCGCAACGGGGTACTCGGCGCCGGTGCACACAGGCGTGTCAACGGGGCCCGGCCGCAGGCGGGTTCGGGGTGCGCGCAGAAGTGGAGGGCGGATGACGGTCGACCTGCTCGGTTTCCTCGGCGTTGTGCTGGTGGCGTATGTGGTGCCGGGCCCGGACTTCCTCGTGGTGGTCAGAGCGGCTGCCGAGGATCCATCGAAGGGCAGAGCCGCGGCACTGGGCGCCCAGACCGGGCTGTGTGTGCACATGCTGGCCGCCGCGGCCGGCCTCTCGGTGATCGCCGCTCGCTCACCCGCGGTGTACGACGGGATCCGACTGATGGGGGCGGCCTACCTCGTGTATCTCGGTGTGCGGGCGGTACGTGCCGCTCGCCGGACCGCCCGCACACGGCACCACGCCGACGAGGCCAGATCCGACGCCCTGGAGCAGGGCGGGCCCGCCGAGGGGCGTCTTGCAAGCTGTTTCACTCAGGGGTTGCTCACCAACGTGCTCAACCCGAAGGCCGCCCTGTTCTTCCTCAGCGTCCTTCCGCAGTTCGTCGACGGGGACCGGCCGATCGCGCAGCAGATCTTCTTCCTGGGCATGCTGGACATCCTCATCGGCGTCGCCTACTGGTTCGCCCTCGTCGTGGTCGCCGCGCGACTGGGAGCCCTGCTCGCCAGGCCGAGGATCCGCAGGCGCTGGGAGCTGACCACCGGCTGGTTGTTCATCGCGATCGGCGTCTCGGTGGCGGCCGCCGCCTGAGGATTCGGGGACGACCCGGCCGGGCAATGGGCTAAGGAATGTCATGAGCACGACTGCCCTTCCCCCACAAGGAGGTCGATCATGCACGTCCGAATGCTGACCGGCGGTCTCGCCGCTGCCTGTCTGGTGTCCGTGTCCCTGACGGGTGGTCAGGCCGCGGCCGCCGTCCCCTCAACGGCCGACATGCCTCTGGCCGCCCGTGTCGTGACCTACGACGCCAGCGGGTCCGCCGAGTTCAGGAGTGCCGTCGACCGGGGCGCGGCGATCTGGAACGAGAGCGTCGACGCCGTCGAGCTGCGGCCGGTCGCCACCGGCCAGCGGGCGAACATCCGGGTTCTCGCGGACAACGGCTGGCCCCGGGCCCTGCCCACCACCCTGGGCAACGGCACCGTGTACATCGGGCGCCAGGCCGTCGACCAGGGCTACAACACGATCCGCATCTCCGCGCACGAACTCGGGCACATCCTGGGCCTGCCGGATCGCAAGCCCGGACCGTGCTCAAGTCTGATGTCCGGCTCCAGCGCGGGCACTTCGTGCACGAACCCGTATCCGAACGCGGCCGAGAAGGCGGAGGTCGAGGGCAACTTCGGCGGCGAACTCGCCGGGCGGGCCCGGGCGGTGCGTGCCGGGGTGATCGTGGACTGACGTCCGCCGCGCGCCACGGGTGAAGAGACCCTGCGCCCACGCCGGATCGCTCGCCGTCGACCGGTAGCGGCGGCGAGCCGCGACGGTTCCCCTGCCACCACGCCGCACGGCAGGGGAACCGACCGGCCCCTCGCGGCGGAGGACCCGCCGTTCCGTGGACCTGGTGGAGTCAGCCCTTCAGCGCGGCGAGGGTGGCGTCCAGGTCGGTGGCGTCGGGCCGGTTGTAGGGGAGCCGGGCGAGCATCTTGGCCATGCCGCACGTGTTGGTCACGGCGGAGAAGACCAGGCCGCCGGCGACGCCCGCGGACAGCACGCGCGCCGCGCTCCAGCGCCGTCCGGCGAGCAGGCCGGTGAGCACGAGGGATCCGGCGGCGAGGCGGACCTGGCGGTCCATGGCCCAGGGGGAGCGGGAGCCGGCGGGGCGGTGGGTGTCATGGCCGAGCCGGGCCCAGGCGGTGGTGCCGCCGGTGAGCGTGGCGGCGTCGATCCCCCGGTCGGCCAGGCGCTCGCAGGCGGTGGCCGAGCGGGCGCCCGAGGCGCACACGACGAGGAGTTGCCCGCGCTCGGCAGCGGCGCTCAGCGAGGACACGGCGGCGTCCAGGTGGTCGAGCGGGATGTTGTGAGCGCCGGGCAGATGGCCGGAGGCGTATTCGCCGGGGGTGCGGACGTCAATGACGGTCAGTTCGTGGAGGCGGGCGTGGGCCTGGTCGGCCGTGAGGGCGATGGTGGGTGTCACGGGGGCTTTCCTTTGCTCGGTGCCGTTACCCCTTCGGTAGCATACCCGTAGGGGTATCTCGCGAGGGAGTGTGGGCTGTGGAACTGGCGATGGCGGCTGAGGAACTGAAGACCGTGGTCAACCGGCTGCGCCGGGCGCAGGGGCAGATCGCCGGTGTCGTCAAGATGATCGAGGAGGGGCGGGACTGCGAGGACGTGGTCACGCAGCTCGCGGCGGCGTCCCGGGCCCTGGACAAGGCGGGCTTCGCGATCATCGCCACGGGTCTGCAGCACTGCCTGACCGATGCGGACATGGCCGCCTCCGGTGACCGGGAGCAGATGCGTGCGCGTCTGGAGAAGCTGTTCCTTTCTCTGGCGTGAGCCGTGTTGGCGTGTCGCTGGGCGCTGGATGTCGGGCGTGAGCCGTACTGCCGTGTCGCTGTGCGCCGGTTCTCCGGCGTGAGCCGTACCGCCGTGTCGCTGTGCGCCGGAGCGGACCGTCCGGTGAGGGCATCGGCGAGTGTGACGGCGGCGACGGCCAGGGGGCATCGCGTAGGAGCGTTGCGGCAGACCGCCGGTGGCCTTGGCGGCCGGGCGTTTGCCGTCTCATGCGCCGAGGGTCGCCGCGCCGGTGAAGGGGGCCGGTGACCGCCCAGTCGATGCCGGCGGTGTCGCGTCACGGGTGGTCAGGGAGGCGAGCGAGTTCGCCGAGACGATGAGCAGGCTGGTGCCTACGGCGGCCTGCGTCTCGTACGCCGGCACGGTGACCAGGGCGGGGACGGCGAGGAAGCCCCCGCCGACGCCGAGCAGTCAAACGAGCCGGTCAACTGCCCGTCGGTGAAGGCCACTTGGCTGCGCAGATCCAGCCCGGCCCGGCCTCTCGGCGACGAAGGTGTCGACGTCCCTGGTCAGGGCGTCGTCGGTCCTGCGCTCCCGTCCGATGGTGGTCGCCTCCTCCGTGGCCTGCGAGGAGGAGCAGAAGCCGCCGAATCCGTGCACCCTCCTCACCGTCGTCCGGCTGGGGCGGCTACGCGAAGGACGCGCACGCCTGAGGGGGGCGGTCCAAGACCGGTGACATTGCCGGTCCGCGCGCGGCGGCAGGTCCCCGACAGTGGCACGGCCAGCCCAACGGCGGTGCCCGACCACGGGCACGCGGCAGACGCCCCAGGTCCCGCGTGCCCGTGGAACGGCCGATCGCCACGACAGAGAGGACGACTCGTCGTGCACCTCATTCCCCACACCCCCTCACCCACCCGCACCCGCGGGCGCCGGGCCGGACGACTGGCCGGAGCCACCGCCGCCCTCGCCCTCGCCGTCGGCCTGGGTCCCCTGGCCGGCCCGGGGGCGCACGCCGCGGACAACCCCTACGAGCGCGGCCCGGCCCCCACCACGTCCAGCATCGAGGCTCTGCGCGGTCCGTACGCCGTGTCGCAGACGTCCGTCTCCTCGGTGTCCGTCACCGGATTCGGCGGCGGCACGATCTACTACCCGACGTCCACCAGCGACGGCACCTTCGGCGCCGTGGCCATCTCGCCCGGCTACACCGCCTACGAGTCGTCCATCGCCTGGCTCGGACCGCGGTTGGCCTCCCAGGGCTTCGTGGTGTTCACGATCGACACCCTCACCACCCTCGACCAGCCCGACTCACGGGGCCGCCAGTTGCTCGCCGCCCTCGACTACCTGACCGACCGCAGCTCGGTCCGCTCCCGCGTCGACGCGAGCCGCCTCGGCGTCATGGGGCACTCGATGGGCGGTGGCGGCAGCCTGGA
The Streptomyces tuirus genome window above contains:
- a CDS encoding rhodanese-like domain-containing protein; amino-acid sequence: MTPTIALTADQAHARLHELTVIDVRTPGEYASGHLPGAHNIPLDHLDAAVSSLSAAAERGQLLVVCASGARSATACERLADRGIDAATLTGGTTAWARLGHDTHRPAGSRSPWAMDRQVRLAAGSLVLTGLLAGRRWSAARVLSAGVAGGLVFSAVTNTCGMAKMLARLPYNRPDATDLDATLAALKG
- a CDS encoding metal-sensitive transcriptional regulator translates to MELAMAAEELKTVVNRLRRAQGQIAGVVKMIEEGRDCEDVVTQLAAASRALDKAGFAIIATGLQHCLTDADMAASGDREQMRARLEKLFLSLA
- the bdeA gene encoding bis(hydroxyethyl) terephthalate hydrolase, with translation MHLIPHTPSPTRTRGRRAGRLAGATAALALAVGLGPLAGPGAHAADNPYERGPAPTTSSIEALRGPYAVSQTSVSSVSVTGFGGGTIYYPTSTSDGTFGAVAISPGYTAYESSIAWLGPRLASQGFVVFTIDTLTTLDQPDSRGRQLLAALDYLTDRSSVRSRVDASRLGVMGHSMGGGGSLEAAKSRPALQAAIPLTPWNLDKTWPEVTTPTLIFGADGDTIAPVASHAEPFYSSLPSSLDRGYLELNSATHFTPNSSDTTIAKYSVSWLKRFIDNDTRYEQFLCPLPRPSLTIEEYRGNCPHGS